Proteins encoded in a region of the Variovorax sp. PAMC 28711 genome:
- a CDS encoding aspartate aminotransferase family protein — protein MTHVFHRHLRRTPPVAVAASGMTIRDADGREYLDACGGAAVSSLGHAHPDVLAAMHAQIDRLPYAHTSFFTTGVAEQLADELIRTAPKGMSHVYLVSGGSEAVESALKMARQYFVEIGQPQRSHFIARRQSYHGNTLGALAVGGNAWRRAPFAPILVPATHVAPCYAYREQRDDETPVAYGLRLAAELEAAILQQGADSVIAFVAETVGGATAGVLTPVPGYFKAVRAVCDKYGVLLILDEVMCGMGRTGTLYASEQEGVVPDLVTIAKGLGGGYQPVGAVLAQRKIVDAMSKGSGFFQHGHTYLGHPVACAAALAVQQVIHRDGLLDKVRDDGEVFDAMLREALGAHPHVGDIRGRGFFRGLELVADRASKTPFDPAQKVNARIKQDAMTRGLLCYPFGGTVDGLQGDHVLLAPPFIATRGDLQTIATLMAESIEAVTRAVT, from the coding sequence ATGACACACGTCTTCCATCGCCACCTGCGCAGGACGCCGCCCGTGGCTGTCGCCGCCAGCGGCATGACCATCCGCGATGCGGACGGTCGTGAGTACCTCGATGCCTGCGGGGGCGCTGCGGTGTCATCGCTCGGCCACGCGCACCCCGATGTGCTCGCGGCCATGCATGCGCAGATCGACCGGCTGCCTTATGCGCACACCAGTTTCTTCACGACCGGGGTGGCCGAGCAGCTGGCCGACGAACTGATCCGTACCGCACCGAAAGGCATGAGCCATGTCTACCTGGTGAGCGGCGGCTCCGAAGCCGTCGAATCGGCGCTGAAGATGGCGCGGCAGTACTTTGTGGAGATCGGCCAGCCGCAGCGCTCCCATTTCATCGCGCGGCGGCAGAGCTACCACGGCAATACGCTGGGCGCGCTGGCGGTCGGCGGCAATGCATGGCGGCGCGCGCCGTTCGCACCCATCCTGGTGCCGGCAACGCATGTGGCGCCGTGCTATGCGTACCGCGAACAGCGGGACGACGAGACGCCTGTCGCGTACGGTCTGCGGCTGGCAGCCGAGCTCGAAGCGGCGATCCTGCAACAGGGCGCCGACAGCGTCATCGCCTTCGTGGCCGAGACCGTCGGCGGCGCGACGGCCGGCGTGCTGACGCCGGTGCCGGGCTACTTCAAGGCGGTGCGCGCCGTGTGCGACAAATATGGTGTGTTGCTGATCCTGGACGAGGTGATGTGCGGCATGGGACGCACCGGCACGCTCTACGCGTCGGAGCAGGAGGGCGTCGTGCCCGACCTCGTCACCATCGCCAAGGGACTCGGTGGCGGTTACCAGCCGGTGGGCGCGGTGCTCGCGCAAAGGAAGATCGTCGACGCGATGTCGAAAGGCAGCGGGTTCTTCCAGCATGGCCACACCTATCTCGGTCATCCGGTGGCGTGCGCCGCGGCGCTGGCGGTGCAGCAGGTCATCCATCGGGACGGGCTGCTCGACAAGGTGCGCGACGACGGCGAAGTCTTCGATGCGATGCTGCGCGAAGCGCTGGGTGCACACCCTCACGTCGGCGACATTCGCGGCCGCGGATTCTTCCGTGGACTCGAACTGGTGGCCGACCGCGCCAGCAAGACGCCGTTCGATCCGGCGCAGAAGGTGAATGCGCGGATCAAGCAGGACGCGATGACGCGCGGCCTCCTGTGCTACCCGTTCGGCGGCACCGTCGACGGCCTGCAGGGCGACCACGTCCTGCTGGCGCCGCCTTTCATTGCGACACGCGGCGATCTGCAGACGATCGCGACCCTGATGGCCGAGTCCATCGAGGCGGTCACGCGCGCCGTGACCTGA
- a CDS encoding MurR/RpiR family transcriptional regulator, whose translation MAVKDELRERFADLSPALQQVAKYLLDHPNDIVTNSMRTIGTRARSTPATLVRFAQHLGYPGWPQLKEAVAGEMGLGSTEAYGDRARQLVGRVKDHTLVHELFDVQRANLDVTERQNVDSLQAAAALLEKAGAVHAAGFRACFPLAFSFVYVYRLFRSSVHLVDGQGGSLEMQQRAMVKGDALVIVSFAPYSREALQVTEAAKAAGCRIVAITDSAASPLSLLADETILFAIRSPSFFPSVTSGFAVTEALLELLASRAGKSVVKRIDRSEMQLFESGAYLKTPGPRGG comes from the coding sequence ATGGCTGTCAAAGACGAATTGCGCGAACGTTTCGCGGACCTGAGCCCCGCCCTGCAGCAGGTTGCCAAGTACCTGCTCGACCACCCCAACGACATCGTGACGAATTCGATGCGCACGATCGGCACGCGCGCCCGCAGCACGCCCGCCACGCTGGTGCGTTTCGCGCAGCACCTCGGCTACCCGGGCTGGCCGCAGCTCAAGGAGGCCGTGGCCGGCGAGATGGGCCTGGGCAGCACGGAGGCCTACGGCGACCGCGCACGCCAGCTCGTGGGCCGCGTCAAGGACCACACGCTGGTGCATGAGTTGTTCGACGTCCAGCGCGCCAACCTGGATGTCACGGAACGGCAGAACGTCGATTCGCTGCAGGCCGCCGCTGCGCTGCTGGAGAAAGCTGGCGCAGTGCACGCCGCCGGTTTTCGCGCCTGCTTTCCGCTCGCCTTCTCTTTCGTCTACGTGTATCGGCTGTTCCGCAGCAGCGTACATCTGGTCGATGGCCAGGGCGGCTCGCTCGAGATGCAGCAACGCGCGATGGTCAAGGGCGATGCGCTCGTGATCGTGAGCTTTGCGCCTTACTCCCGTGAAGCCCTGCAGGTGACGGAAGCCGCGAAAGCCGCAGGCTGCCGCATCGTCGCGATCACCGACAGTGCCGCCTCGCCACTGTCGCTGCTGGCCGACGAAACAATCCTGTTCGCGATCCGCAGTCCGTCGTTCTTTCCGTCGGTCACTTCGGGCTTCGCGGTCACAGAAGCCCTGCTGGAGTTGCTGGCGAGCCGCGCCGGCAAGTCGGTGGTCAAGCGAATCGACCGGTCCGAGATGCAGCTTTTCGAATCTGGCGCCTACCTGAAGACGCCGGGGCCACGCGGCGGCTGA
- a CDS encoding aspartate/glutamate racemase family protein yields the protein MTRIALIHALAHSVAPINEAFARDWPQAERMNLLDDSLSADLARSGRGLDAAMHARFERLAQYAVDTGADAILFTCSAFGACIEAVARRHSALPVKKPNEAMIEEVARGTGTLGLIATFADTLRSMPPEFPAQLSLRTALAVGALEALDGGDVQRHDALIAEQAIALRAKGCTRIALAQFSMARARAACEAATGLPVLTTVDSAVRALKRRLA from the coding sequence ATGACCCGCATCGCCCTGATCCACGCCCTCGCACATTCGGTTGCGCCCATCAACGAGGCATTCGCGCGCGACTGGCCGCAAGCCGAGCGCATGAACCTGCTGGACGACAGCCTGTCGGCCGATCTGGCGCGGAGCGGTCGAGGGCTCGATGCCGCCATGCACGCGCGCTTCGAGCGCCTTGCGCAGTACGCGGTCGACACGGGTGCCGACGCGATCCTCTTCACCTGTTCGGCTTTCGGTGCGTGCATCGAGGCGGTGGCGCGCCGGCATTCGGCGCTGCCGGTGAAAAAGCCCAACGAAGCGATGATCGAGGAAGTGGCGCGCGGCACGGGCACGCTCGGCCTGATCGCGACTTTTGCGGACACCCTCAGGTCGATGCCGCCGGAGTTCCCGGCGCAACTTTCGCTTCGCACCGCGTTGGCCGTGGGTGCGCTCGAGGCGCTCGACGGCGGTGACGTGCAGCGGCACGACGCGCTCATCGCCGAGCAGGCGATCGCCTTGCGGGCGAAGGGCTGCACCCGCATCGCGTTGGCGCAGTTCAGCATGGCGCGTGCACGCGCAGCATGCGAGGCCGCGACCGGACTGCCAGTGCTCACGACGGTCGACAGCGCGGTGCGGGCGCTCAAGCGTCGACTCGCCTGA
- a CDS encoding efflux transporter outer membrane subunit, with protein MTVLHRIPVRYRQLPVLLLAAMLAGCAIGPTYDRATIVSPGAWKEAPAAAGWLPAAPADALDRGEWWRLFGDATLDDLAGRVQVSNQNIAAAVANYAQAQALVRQQRAALFPQVSVVGTGRRSGARNSDTPPSNAFSATLGVDWAPDVWGRLRNAVTSAQANAQATEADLASARLSAVGELAINYFSVREADTELRLLDETITGYERAYTITKNRYDAGIVAQTDVLQAQTQLINTRADRLTVQRTRTTLEHAIAVLIGVAPADFSLAAAEWTATVPGIPSGVPSTVLQRRPDIAAAERAMASANAQIGVARAAYYPSFGLNASLGSNASRVGDLFSASNTLWALGLSVAQVVFDGGAIGAGVDAAKASYDASVARYRQTVLTAFQSVEDQLTAGATLAQQEGLRREASLAADKTEQQLLNRYRSAQVSYTDVVTAQAAALNARRSLVQTQVNRQIAAITLIQGLGGGWQAAWLADPAS; from the coding sequence ATGACCGTCCTCCATCGCATTCCCGTTCGCTATCGACAACTCCCGGTGCTGCTGCTGGCCGCCATGCTGGCCGGCTGCGCGATCGGGCCGACCTACGACCGGGCCACCATCGTGTCGCCGGGCGCCTGGAAAGAAGCGCCGGCTGCCGCCGGCTGGTTGCCCGCCGCACCGGCCGATGCGCTCGACCGCGGCGAGTGGTGGAGGCTCTTTGGCGATGCCACGCTCGACGATCTCGCCGGCCGGGTACAGGTGTCAAACCAGAACATCGCCGCTGCGGTCGCGAACTACGCCCAGGCGCAGGCATTGGTGCGGCAGCAACGCGCGGCCTTGTTCCCGCAGGTGTCGGTCGTTGGCACCGGCCGCCGCAGCGGCGCGCGAAATTCCGACACCCCGCCCAGCAACGCGTTCTCCGCCACGCTGGGCGTCGACTGGGCGCCCGACGTGTGGGGGCGGCTTCGCAACGCCGTTACCAGCGCGCAGGCCAATGCGCAGGCAACCGAGGCCGATCTCGCATCGGCCCGGCTCTCGGCCGTCGGTGAACTCGCGATCAACTACTTCTCGGTGCGCGAGGCCGACACCGAACTGCGCCTGCTCGACGAAACCATCACCGGCTACGAGCGCGCCTACACGATCACCAAAAACCGCTACGACGCCGGCATCGTCGCGCAGACCGACGTGCTGCAGGCGCAGACGCAGCTCATCAACACGCGCGCCGACCGGCTGACCGTGCAGCGCACGCGGACTACGCTCGAACACGCGATCGCCGTGCTCATCGGCGTGGCTCCCGCCGACTTCAGCCTGGCCGCTGCCGAGTGGACGGCCACTGTGCCGGGCATCCCGAGCGGCGTGCCGTCGACCGTGCTGCAGCGCCGGCCCGACATCGCGGCCGCCGAGCGCGCGATGGCCTCGGCCAATGCGCAGATCGGGGTGGCGCGTGCGGCGTACTACCCGAGCTTCGGCCTGAACGCGTCGCTCGGCAGCAATGCGAGCCGCGTGGGCGACCTGTTCAGCGCGTCGAACACGCTGTGGGCGCTGGGCCTGTCGGTCGCGCAAGTGGTGTTCGACGGCGGTGCGATCGGTGCCGGCGTCGATGCGGCCAAAGCGTCGTACGACGCCAGCGTCGCGCGCTACCGGCAGACGGTGCTCACCGCCTTCCAGTCGGTCGAAGATCAGCTCACCGCCGGTGCCACGCTGGCGCAGCAAGAGGGCTTGCGCCGCGAAGCCTCGCTCGCGGCCGACAAGACCGAGCAGCAGCTGCTCAACCGCTACCGTTCGGCGCAGGTGAGCTACACCGACGTGGTCACTGCGCAGGCCGCCGCACTCAACGCGCGTCGCTCGCTGGTGCAGACCCAGGTGAACCGCCAGATCGCCGCGATCACGCTGATCCAGGGCCTGGGCGGCGGCTGGCAGGCGGCGTGGTTGGCCGATCCTGCGTCGTAG
- a CDS encoding transporter substrate-binding domain-containing protein: protein MALPCLSNFTRTAALLAAIALVPLTAAQAQDTSTLARIKATGAITVGYRESSFGFSYLDGSVKPVGYSLDICKRIIEAARDELKLPLIEVKYQAVTSANRIPLVVNGTVDIECGSTTNLVERQKQVAFSPDIFRYNVRMLVKADSGIRSIADLQGKTVVTTTGTTSFRLLRDADKGRNLDVNNLAGKDHTDSFLLVENGRAQAFVLDDILLAGQIANAKNPKDFVITGESLRTENQSLMFRKDDPAFKALVDRVVGGMMKSGEMERLYTRWFMSPIPPKNININYPLNAETKEGFANPSSKGI from the coding sequence ATGGCTTTGCCCTGCCTGTCGAATTTCACACGAACCGCAGCCCTGCTGGCGGCCATCGCGCTGGTGCCATTGACTGCCGCGCAAGCGCAGGACACGAGCACGCTCGCGAGGATCAAGGCCACCGGGGCCATCACCGTGGGTTATCGCGAGTCGTCGTTCGGCTTCTCGTATCTCGACGGCAGCGTGAAGCCCGTGGGCTACAGCCTGGACATCTGCAAGCGCATCATCGAAGCCGCGCGCGACGAACTGAAGCTGCCGCTGATCGAGGTGAAGTATCAGGCTGTCACCTCGGCCAATCGCATTCCGCTGGTAGTCAACGGCACGGTCGACATCGAATGCGGGTCGACCACCAATCTGGTCGAGCGGCAGAAGCAGGTCGCGTTCTCGCCGGACATCTTTCGCTACAACGTGCGCATGCTGGTGAAGGCCGACTCGGGCATCCGCAGCATCGCCGACCTGCAGGGCAAGACGGTGGTGACGACCACAGGCACCACTTCATTCCGGCTGCTGCGCGATGCCGACAAGGGCCGCAACCTCGACGTGAACAACCTCGCCGGCAAGGACCACACCGATTCGTTCCTGCTGGTGGAGAATGGCCGCGCTCAGGCCTTCGTGCTGGACGACATCCTGCTGGCGGGGCAGATCGCCAATGCGAAGAATCCGAAGGATTTCGTCATTACCGGTGAGAGCCTGCGCACTGAAAACCAGTCGCTCATGTTCCGCAAGGACGATCCGGCCTTCAAGGCGCTGGTCGACCGCGTGGTCGGTGGGATGATGAAGTCCGGCGAGATGGAACGGCTCTACACGCGATGGTTCATGTCGCCGATCCCGCCGAAGAACATCAACATCAACTACCCGCTGAATGCCGAAACGAAGGAAGGCTTCGCCAATCCTTCCTCCAAAGGCATCTGA
- a CDS encoding proteasome-type protease: protein MTYCVGIKLNAGLVFLSDSRTNAGVDHISTFRKMICYEQPGDRVMVLLSAGNLSISQSVREILQIEELRESDDKPPITIWNAKSMFDAARVLGSAVRHVYDRDAEALKHAGLDFNVSFIFGGQVKGEGMRLFLVYSAGNFIEATNETPYFQVGESKYGKPVLDRVLTPDTPLDEAAKCALVSMDSTMKSNLSVGLPLDLVVYEANRLQTDKVICIDAENPYYRMMHNSWGQKLREVFDSIEDPVWDDAATAHPLKMPATRHSALRKISTPEEKLI, encoded by the coding sequence ATGACTTATTGCGTAGGCATCAAACTCAACGCCGGCCTGGTGTTCCTGTCCGACTCCCGCACCAACGCGGGCGTGGACCACATCAGCACCTTTCGCAAGATGATCTGCTACGAGCAGCCCGGCGACCGCGTCATGGTGCTGCTGTCGGCCGGCAACCTGAGCATTTCGCAGTCGGTGCGCGAGATCCTGCAGATCGAAGAGCTCCGCGAATCCGACGACAAGCCGCCCATCACCATCTGGAACGCCAAGAGCATGTTCGATGCCGCGCGCGTGCTCGGCTCGGCGGTGCGCCATGTGTACGACCGCGATGCCGAGGCGCTCAAGCATGCAGGCCTCGACTTCAACGTGTCCTTCATCTTCGGCGGGCAGGTCAAGGGCGAAGGCATGCGCCTGTTCCTCGTCTATTCGGCGGGCAACTTCATCGAGGCGACCAACGAGACGCCCTACTTCCAGGTCGGCGAGTCCAAGTACGGCAAGCCCGTGCTCGACCGCGTGCTCACACCCGACACGCCGCTCGACGAGGCGGCCAAATGCGCGCTGGTGTCGATGGATTCGACGATGAAGTCGAACCTGTCGGTCGGGCTGCCGCTCGACCTGGTGGTGTACGAAGCCAACCGCCTGCAAACCGACAAGGTGATCTGCATCGATGCCGAAAATCCGTACTACCGCATGATGCACAACAGCTGGGGCCAGAAGCTGCGCGAAGTGTTCGACAGCATCGAAGACCCGGTCTGGGACGACGCCGCCACCGCGCATCCGCTCAAGATGCCGGCCACGCGCCACAGCGCGCTGCGCAAGATCTCGACGCCCGAAGAAAAGCTGATCTGA
- a CDS encoding undecaprenyl-diphosphate phosphatase, with the protein MDIVLLVKAAIMGIVEGLTEFLPISSTGHLILAGALLGFDDDKAKVFDIAIQTGAIFAVILVYWQKIKSTVVALPRQPKARRLALNIVIGFLPAVVLGLLFGKVIKEHLFIPVVVATTFIIGGFIILWAEKRPPGSVRVEHVDDMTPWDALKVGLVQCFAMIPGTSRSGSTIIGGMLLGLSRQAATDFSFFLAIPTLIGAGVYSLYKERALLSVADIPMFAVGLVFSFLSAWLCVRWLLKYISTHNFVPFAWYRIAFGIVVLVTAWTGMVVWAE; encoded by the coding sequence GTGGACATCGTTTTGTTGGTCAAGGCCGCGATCATGGGCATCGTCGAGGGCCTGACCGAATTTCTGCCGATCTCGTCGACCGGTCATTTGATATTGGCCGGCGCGCTGCTCGGCTTCGACGACGACAAGGCCAAGGTCTTCGACATCGCGATCCAGACCGGCGCCATCTTCGCGGTCATCCTCGTCTACTGGCAAAAGATCAAGTCGACCGTCGTCGCGCTGCCTCGCCAGCCCAAGGCGCGGCGCCTGGCGCTCAACATCGTCATCGGCTTTTTGCCGGCGGTGGTGCTGGGCCTGCTGTTCGGCAAGGTGATCAAGGAACACCTGTTCATTCCGGTGGTGGTGGCGACCACGTTCATCATCGGCGGATTCATCATCCTGTGGGCCGAAAAGCGGCCGCCCGGCTCCGTGCGCGTCGAGCATGTGGACGACATGACGCCGTGGGATGCGCTCAAGGTCGGGCTCGTGCAGTGCTTCGCGATGATCCCCGGCACCAGCCGCAGCGGCTCGACCATCATCGGCGGCATGCTGCTCGGCCTGAGCCGGCAAGCCGCGACCGACTTCTCCTTCTTTCTTGCGATCCCGACGCTCATCGGGGCCGGTGTGTACAGCCTCTACAAGGAACGTGCGTTGCTGTCGGTGGCGGACATCCCGATGTTCGCGGTGGGGCTCGTCTTCTCGTTCCTGAGCGCTTGGCTTTGCGTGCGCTGGCTGCTCAAGTACATCAGCACCCACAACTTCGTGCCCTTCGCCTGGTACCGCATCGCGTTCGGCATCGTGGTGCTGGTGACGGCGTGGACGGGGATGGTGGTCTGGGCCGAATAA
- the mutS gene encoding DNA mismatch repair protein MutS, which yields MTPPAPADTAPHTPMMAQYLRLKADHPDTLLFYRMGDFYELFWADAEKAARLLDITLTQRGQSAGQPVAMCGVPFHSLDTYLARLIKLGESVAICEQIGEVGAGKGPVERKVMRVVTPGTLTDAELLNDRSESLLLAVHAGTRNVVGLAWLSVTGAELRLAECPADALDSWIARVAPSELLYSAEVTPAFEHRLQAARSATPFTLSLRPAWQFDGGLGERKLAEQLGSKNLAAWNAEGLGNAHAAAAALLGYAEHTQGRALTHVQKLTVERDGEGIELPPTTRRNLELVQTLRGEDSPTLFSLLDTCMTGMGSRLLKRWLLSPRRDRIEAQSRLEAIAALQTAAPGHTAAPWRTLREQLKNTSDVERIAARIALRQVRPRELVALCLALSKSAQLAPALPGSAALLVQIADALAAPPGCAELLVSAIKPDPSALVRDGDVIATGHDAELDELRAISENCDDFLLQLEVQERERTGISNLRVQFNRVHGFYIEVTQSMLAKVPDNYRRRQTLKNAERFTTPELKTFEDKALSAQDRGLAREKFLYEQLLDALQASVPALTRLATGIATLDALCTLAERSHALHWRAPTFVAHPCIDIQQGRHPVVEARLAEKSSGAFIANDTQLGPQQRMQVITGPNMGGKSTYMRQIAVIVLLASIGSHVPAQACRLGPIDAIHTRIGAADDLANAQSTFMLEMTEAAQILHSASAQSLVLMDEIGRGTSTFDGLALAAGIAAQLHDRTKAFTLFATHYFELTEFPATHHGAVNMHVSATESGRDIVFLHEMQPGPASKSYGIQVARLAGMPAAVVNHARQALDALEAQQTQARAQVDLFAPPPAAEAPEVSAVESALAALDPDAMSPREALDALYTLQKLNARDRP from the coding sequence ATGACCCCGCCCGCGCCCGCCGACACCGCTCCCCACACGCCCATGATGGCGCAGTACCTGCGCCTCAAGGCCGACCATCCCGACACCTTGCTGTTCTACCGGATGGGCGATTTCTACGAGCTCTTCTGGGCCGACGCCGAGAAAGCCGCGCGCCTGCTCGACATCACGCTCACGCAGCGCGGCCAGTCGGCAGGGCAACCGGTGGCGATGTGCGGCGTGCCCTTCCATTCGCTCGACACCTACCTCGCGCGGCTCATCAAGCTGGGCGAGTCGGTGGCGATCTGCGAACAGATCGGCGAAGTCGGCGCCGGCAAGGGGCCGGTGGAGCGCAAGGTGATGCGCGTGGTCACGCCCGGCACGCTGACCGACGCCGAGCTGCTCAACGATCGGAGCGAATCGCTGCTGCTCGCGGTTCACGCAGGCACACGCAACGTCGTCGGGCTGGCGTGGCTCAGCGTGACGGGCGCCGAACTGCGCCTGGCCGAATGCCCGGCCGATGCGCTCGATTCCTGGATCGCACGCGTCGCGCCGAGCGAATTGCTCTACAGCGCGGAAGTCACGCCGGCCTTCGAGCACCGGCTCCAAGCCGCGCGCTCGGCGACGCCTTTCACGCTCTCGCTGCGGCCGGCCTGGCAGTTCGATGGCGGTCTCGGGGAGCGCAAGCTCGCCGAGCAGTTGGGCAGCAAGAACCTGGCCGCCTGGAACGCCGAAGGCCTCGGCAACGCGCACGCCGCGGCGGCCGCGTTGCTGGGCTACGCCGAACACACGCAGGGCCGCGCGCTCACGCATGTGCAGAAATTGACCGTGGAGCGCGACGGAGAGGGCATCGAACTGCCGCCGACCACGCGCCGCAACCTCGAACTCGTGCAGACGCTGCGCGGCGAGGATTCGCCCACGCTCTTTTCGCTGCTCGACACCTGCATGACCGGCATGGGCAGCCGCCTGCTCAAGCGCTGGCTGCTGTCGCCGCGGCGCGATCGCATCGAAGCGCAGTCGCGGCTCGAAGCCATTGCCGCACTGCAAACCGCGGCGCCCGGCCACACCGCCGCGCCGTGGCGCACGCTGCGCGAACAGCTCAAGAACACCAGCGACGTGGAACGCATCGCGGCCCGCATCGCGCTGCGCCAGGTGCGCCCGCGCGAGCTCGTCGCGCTGTGCCTGGCGCTCTCCAAATCAGCGCAGCTCGCGCCTGCCCTGCCGGGTTCGGCCGCGCTGCTCGTTCAGATCGCCGATGCCCTCGCTGCGCCGCCGGGCTGCGCCGAACTGCTGGTGAGCGCGATCAAGCCCGACCCCTCGGCGCTGGTGCGCGACGGCGACGTGATCGCGACCGGCCACGACGCCGAGCTCGACGAGCTGCGCGCCATCAGCGAGAACTGCGACGACTTCCTGCTCCAGCTCGAAGTGCAGGAGCGCGAGCGCACCGGCATTTCGAACTTGCGCGTGCAGTTCAACCGCGTGCACGGCTTCTACATCGAGGTGACGCAAAGCATGCTCGCCAAAGTGCCCGACAACTACCGTCGGCGCCAGACGCTGAAGAACGCCGAGCGCTTCACCACGCCCGAGCTCAAGACCTTCGAGGACAAGGCATTGAGCGCGCAAGACCGCGGGCTCGCGCGCGAAAAATTCCTCTACGAACAACTGCTCGACGCGCTGCAGGCATCGGTGCCGGCGCTGACGCGGCTGGCCACGGGCATCGCCACGCTCGACGCGCTCTGCACGCTGGCCGAACGCTCGCACGCGCTGCACTGGCGCGCACCGACCTTCGTCGCGCACCCGTGCATCGACATCCAGCAGGGTCGCCACCCGGTGGTCGAAGCGCGGCTGGCCGAGAAGTCGTCGGGCGCCTTCATCGCCAACGACACGCAGCTGGGCCCGCAACAACGCATGCAGGTCATTACCGGACCGAACATGGGCGGCAAGTCGACGTACATGCGGCAGATCGCGGTGATCGTGCTGCTCGCATCGATCGGGTCGCACGTGCCCGCGCAAGCTTGCCGGCTCGGGCCGATCGATGCGATCCACACGCGCATCGGCGCGGCCGACGACCTGGCCAACGCGCAATCGACCTTCATGCTCGAGATGACGGAAGCCGCGCAGATCTTGCACAGCGCCAGCGCGCAATCGCTGGTGCTGATGGACGAGATCGGGCGCGGCACCAGCACCTTCGACGGGCTCGCACTGGCCGCAGGGATCGCCGCGCAGCTGCACGATCGCACGAAGGCTTTCACGTTGTTCGCGACGCACTACTTCGAGCTGACCGAATTCCCGGCCACCCACCACGGTGCGGTCAACATGCATGTGAGCGCCACTGAATCAGGTCGCGATATCGTGTTCCTGCACGAAATGCAGCCCGGCCCGGCCAGCAAGAGCTACGGCATCCAGGTGGCGCGGCTCGCCGGCATGCCGGCCGCAGTGGTCAACCATGCGCGGCAGGCGCTCGATGCGCTGGAGGCGCAGCAGACGCAAGCGCGGGCACAGGTCGACCTGTTCGCGCCGCCGCCCGCGGCCGAGGCGCCCGAGGTGAGCGCCGTAGAATCGGCGCTGGCCGCGCTCGACCCCGATGCGATGAGCCCCAGGGAGGCGCTCGATGCGCTCTACACACTCCAGAAACTGAATGCGCGCGACCGCCCCTGA
- a CDS encoding alpha/beta fold hydrolase: protein MSALPPVIFSHGNSFPASTYRVMLDSLRNRGFAVDAIEKFGHDPSYPVTDNWPHLVQQLGDFAQGAADNARGPVFLVGHSLGGFLSLMCAARNPDLVAGVLLLDSPIIGGWRADTLSLVKRTPLMKSLSPGLISRKRRNSWEDREAVFNHFRSKKAFARWDEQVLHDYIDHGTLEGDEARTLSFDRDVETAIYDTLPHNLSTLLRRHPLKCKVAFIGGLQSREMKQVGMAMTQQVTKGRISMLDGTHLFPMEKPIATAAAIETSLRNLLD, encoded by the coding sequence ATGAGTGCGTTGCCCCCGGTCATCTTCTCGCACGGCAACAGCTTTCCGGCCAGCACCTACCGGGTGATGCTCGACAGCCTGCGCAATCGCGGTTTCGCCGTCGACGCCATCGAGAAGTTCGGTCACGATCCGTCCTACCCCGTCACCGACAACTGGCCGCACCTGGTGCAGCAGCTCGGCGATTTCGCGCAGGGCGCCGCCGACAACGCGCGGGGCCCGGTGTTCCTGGTCGGCCATTCGCTCGGCGGCTTCCTGAGTCTGATGTGCGCCGCGCGCAACCCCGACCTGGTCGCCGGCGTGTTGTTGCTCGATTCGCCCATCATCGGCGGCTGGCGCGCCGACACGCTCAGCCTCGTGAAGCGCACGCCACTCATGAAGAGCCTGTCGCCCGGCCTGATCAGCCGCAAACGCCGCAACAGCTGGGAAGACCGCGAGGCGGTGTTCAATCACTTTCGCAGCAAGAAGGCCTTCGCGCGGTGGGACGAGCAGGTGCTGCACGACTACATCGACCACGGCACGCTCGAAGGCGATGAAGCGCGCACGCTGAGCTTCGACCGCGACGTGGAGACCGCCATCTACGACACGCTGCCGCACAACCTGAGCACCCTGCTGCGCCGCCATCCGCTCAAGTGCAAGGTCGCCTTCATCGGTGGGCTGCAGTCGCGCGAGATGAAGCAGGTCGGCATGGCCATGACCCAGCAAGTGACCAAGGGCCGCATCAGCATGCTCGACGGCACCCACCTGTTCCCCATGGAAAAGCCGATCGCCACGGCTGCGGCCATCGAAACGTCGCTGCGGAATCTGCTCGACTGA